Proteins encoded within one genomic window of Hevea brasiliensis isolate MT/VB/25A 57/8 chromosome 8, ASM3005281v1, whole genome shotgun sequence:
- the LOC131182105 gene encoding uncharacterized protein LOC131182105, with protein sequence MCNVRKGKSKVIVPNSTMQKWKEAWSSPEFKAKSHQFTANRCSEIGGVGAGISRHTGGSVSHATHADRMEAQLGRRPFPYELFHKTHTRKGTSDMVDSRAQSIKDAFLALKEQSSQPQEGCSDPPIVDEVALYYQVVGGEKKNRVYGIGSQASIFYPSSSHGSSSRILLCSIGGNS encoded by the exons ATGTGCAATGTCAGGAAAGGAAAATCCAAGGTCATCGTGCCTAATAGTACAATGCAAAAATGGAAGGAGGCATGGAGTAGCCCAGAGTTTAAAGCCAAGAGCCATCAATTCACTGCTAACCGTTGTAGTGAGATAGGGGGAGTTGGGGCAGGCATCTCTAGACACACAGGGGGTTCAGTTTCACATGCTACTCACGCAGATAGAATG GAAGCCCAGCTTGGCCGAAGACCTTTTCCTTATGAACTTTTCCATAAGACCCACACTAGGAAAGGCACCTCCGATATGGTTGATTCACGAGCGCAATCAATTAAG GATGCATTTTTGGCGCTTAAGGAGCAGTCGTCTCAACCACAAGAGGGGTGCAGTGACCCTCCTATTGTAGATGAGGTCGCACTATATTATCAAGTTGTGGGGGGGGAGAAGAAGAACAGGGTTTATGGCATTGGATCTCAAGCATCAATTTTTTACCCTAGCTCATCACATGGATCATCTTCTCGCATCCTATTGTGCTCGATCGGAGGCAATTCATGA